The sequence TTCCATATCTGATCTGTCACATACAATGTAAAAAGAGAAGGCTGGTTATCCCATGTCAATATTACTTCTTTGGCCACGAGCGATGTCAAGAATGCTACTTTAAAATGTAATCTTGGACTCTCCAGATCAGCTTCGATGGCCAGCAGCACACTATTGTTGGACAAGTTCTGTTCTCTATATGCGTGTCCTTTGCCATTCCGTACTTATCTCCAGTAGTGCCTTTGAACTGAGATATGGTACTATATAATTCAGTTATCCGAATTCCCAATTATCTAGAAAACTTCTGAAGGTACGCTCCATCCCTGCTCAGACCATTCTTCAGCCAACTTATGTTGTTGGCATAAGTTGTAGATGTCTGGATAtatttgtttcaattaattGTCCATGATCAATCCAATTCTCCTCCCAAAACGATATGTAAATTCCAAAAAAGAATGTTGCAAGCTAATGGCACTCTTGTGGCTTTTTAAACCATGTTTTCAGCTGATATTTTGATGTTTAATTTATCTATTGCTAAGCTCTGCTTATACAATCTTCAAGTTGTCCCAAAGGAGTTAATCTAATCCAGAAACTAGGTCAAccagaataaataaaattgtggAGACTTTATAGCTTTACTTCCCTTCACACACTTTTCATCCATTGTCTGCAATTTCTCATACTCCCTGTAATCTGTTGATCATTCTCCTATGTTATTACCAAACACTACTGGTCCATCATCCATGAGGGGGGTTGAGCACTGTGGTTCACAGTGGGATATTGGAGGGCACAAAAAACTAGTGGAACTTTTGGATTGTGCTCAATAATATTGACCCTTTAACCAGAGAAACTAGACAAGCTAGGAAGGGAAGTAAACTTTCTCTGACATTGTACTACTTTCAACCTCGATGCGGTTGTAGCATAATTTCTTGTTGGTTTTAACCCTCACCTTCCAAAGGCCAACTGTAGCAATATCTCATCCCTATTGAACCATATTCACAAGAGTTTTACCTTTCAAATCTAAAGAATCATTATGTGATATAGGAAAGCTCCAGGTGTTATGACTTGTAACGAGCAAAGTCATTTTCGACTGTTAATTTCTATTATAGATTTGATTATGCAGTGTACTTGTTTTGGTTCAGTACTATTGGTAGTTATTGTCTTTCTAATGGTTAGGTGATAGATAGCCTCCTTTGTTACTTGATAACACCGTAACTAATAACAAAACAATGGGAATATTATAAGAATGGCTACTCTTGTTTTCGTTTCTCTTTCTCTATGGACACTGCTATCTTCTTTGttggtttgatattttactCTTGCAATTCTTTTCATTCTATTCTGGTCTGAACTTTACCTTCTTGTCAGGATTCTATATTTCATAACTGACTGGTCTCTCATTTTTACAGCTTCCAGATCCTGTCGATAATATGGAAATGCTTGTTACAGAGTAACCTGGGATCTAATACACATCTCAAGCCAAAAGTTGGAGCTGCTGGAGGTATCGTCTACTTCATCTTTGATGCCAGGATTGTTAACACTGCATGAATATATCATGTAACGAGTTTATCCTTGATGTATGCCTCTCTTCCTCCCCCTCCTCCTGCCATGTTCTCCtaaaaagttgagaacttgacaAAGAAAGTAATGGAAAAAACCCAGTGTTGGAGTTGAATGTCAAATTTTTATCTGGATGATGAGAGTAATAGCCATAGGAAATTAGTAGCTTCTTTTATTGTTACTTCGTATGTTGCTGCTGCAATGCTAGATGACATAATAATTGGCAGGAAGATCTAAAAACGCTGATCGAGTACAACAATTCAGAATGGAAGAATGCTGCAGGCATTGACATACTCCAAATGCAGTAACCTCAAACTTCACCACAAAAAGCAACATAATAAAATCTAGTAGAGAATAAATGACATACAGTCTTTCATGCTCTCTTCATAGAAGCTTATAAGCCTCTAGCAACTCATTATAATGTACTACTTACTTGAAAGGTGTATGGTTCCACAAAAgatattaaaaacaaaagaacacACATCTGAGAAGCTAGAGCAGAAGACGAGTTCGCAATAGAAACATCAGTTACAAAGGAAAGtagaaaaattaaagacaaaaaCAAGAAAGTAGTAACTACTGTAAGTCTTTTTATCCCATTTATTCCTTCTGGTAAAGTTACACTAGCCATAAGAAGGTACCCCTTCATCACACTTGTAATTATTGCTTGAAGAAAGGGATGAAATAATAAAGTAACAATCCAAGGCAAATGTTGGCCAAACATCATTGAGAATAGAAAACCAAGACTGTTCAAATTCACTAAAAGTGCAAGAATTCGAATTTATACAACTTGTTCAAGAATTCTACTAATTACATAATCAAGCAGTAATGCTTCTTAGAAAATCAAAGTCAGCAGGTAAATATTGATAATCAAAATCTAGCATGGATGTTGCTTCAAAAGTATAAGGAGCTGGTAATGTCTCAACGAAGATGCTTGTCCCCTCGTGCATATCATTCTGCAACTCCAATTGGGGCAGATATTCCCCTGCATCCACTCCCCTTCCTTGTAATTCCTCAGTAAAACTAGTCGATCCAACAGTGGCAGAACTTTGATCTTCCAAATTCGTGGACTCTTCAGGAACAATATTCACcaacttcaatttttctttaGTGTGAGTTTTGGAGCGAGTTCTCTTCTTAATAGAACAGAGAACATAATCTCTGCAATCCTTGTCAAATTTATCAAGAAGATACTCAGGGAGGGTGTATTCCTTCATCAGCCAATCACCATTTTTCTTGTTATACCCTTTATTCATATAAGACATGCTCTTCTTGTATCCAATAACTGGTCCGCCTTTCCTTCGAACGGATTTGCTCTTGTCTTGCTGTTTCCAACTTCCCTTATTTCCCACATCACGACTATATCTCGACTCGctttttttcttgagttttgtGATGAAGAAGCGATATTGACTACAATCATTGTCCTCGTCGTCATTAGAGCAGGCTACTCCGTGACTGTAAATATCCCATGGTTCTTGTTTACCGTAAGTATCAACATGAGTGGTAATGAATCCAGAATCATTCATGAATTTTCCAGCAATGAATCTCAACAAGAAAGTAACAGCTTCTGCATCAGTCGGACTGAATCGGAAACCCTCTTTCAAATTCCCCATTATACACTCAatgtttcttcttttctttctcctCAAAACTTACAAGAATGAATCAAACAGAAGAAAACAGAGTTACCAATTTATAGAGAGGTTTTCAGAAAGACGCAGTTCTTTAACGctgcataaatattttttttggaaacttctttacattttatttttacacgGTTTGTAATTTATATAACCAAAAATATTTATGGTAACTTTTTTTAGGAAAGAGTTAGTGACTATTTTATATAGATTAATATTTTCCAATTGTTGAGCAATTAGCTATTCAATaaggaaataataaatataagttactttcaactataatttttctttatcagGTAAGTAACTATAATTTATCACCTTGTTTGGATCTTTGTtgtcattatattatattgtattgaaattgaaatatttttttcttttttatgcataatttaaaacaagaatataataCTATGCAACAGTTGAATAAATTCATGGTAAAAAATATATGCtaaatctttatttatttatttttacaaattttagttttgtataatttatctatatatagTCGGAAAATAAAGGTGACACGTGTCAtcactattttttaaataattaaaagtaattaCATATaatagaattattatttaattgataaaatattttttaaattaatgacACATTACAGCAACacaaaaaaatcttataaatatttagataacaaaattttagaaaaataataaattaaagagtataaatggaaaaaaaatcataaactatTGTGAATCAACcattttcaaaaagtaaaagttaaaagtttttaactcttattaataataaataaaaaacaaaaatggccactaattaaaaacattttttacaatgataaatatttttaaataacgaatcactattatatttttaaaagctattttataagtaaaaattaatttaaattttcaattggtaaataaaaaattgaacaattacAAACAAAAAGGTAAGaacacaaattaattttttaacgaAAACTCAAACAATTAAAAACGACGTTTAGGACTCTTTTTGttaattaaacaattaataatttttttataaacaaattaatttaactatccttttttaatttatttttaaaaaaatggtagttatataaattaaagcaactttcacatataacaaacacaaaattcatatttatatgctataacaaagttgGCATAATTGCGctttataacaaacataaatatgtatattttgctatacatatacaaaaaaacagttgtataattcgctagacatatacaaagaaaccaattgtataattcgctatacatatacaaaagaaaacagtTGTATACAAACcaattatataatttgtgtatgtataaaatgagaaagagagaaagacaaaagaaaattggcaGGGGAACATTTGtgttgtataattataagtatataggacaaagatatatatatatatttacatatgtatatacaatttttctcactttatacaaacagaaacacaatttatacattttgtttctgtttgtataagcgatagaggtgagggtggcgagcgagatctgggagagtggAAAGTGAAATCTGGGAGAGGGGAAAGAGCtaggggaacgaaaatatatgtatatatacacgctttatacaaacactaatgcattttatacatttatgtttgtataaaagcgagagggagcgagcgagagagggagagtggcgagcgagagtttgagggagagacgTGACTGAAAAACAGTTTGCTAcagagcacaattaaatcaaagtgtgattatagcatttaatttaatttattaatttgtcattatatacaattttctctataaattaatatcCAAACATAAGTGTTTATAATTTGGCTGactaagttaaaatttaaaagataagaAACTAATCTTTATCTTATCCTTAGAAAAAAGTCAATCGCATTACATTGTATTTGAATAGCACGAACATTTCTTTAGCTCTTTTCACTTGTATCTTCTTAAGATAATCTACTAATTTCAGAATTTTATATTCTCTTATATCTATTCAACCATTTGaacattttaacattttttgcTTTtcctgattttttttatattaaatttgttaATGACAATTGATCTTTTAGCGTTTGAAGTGATGagtaatacatatataatggTGGTTGTATGCATATTATTTTAGGTagtaattagttatttatatgTTATCAATGTCAAGTTTGGACATGTCTAAACAATGATCATGATAGAATAAATATCGGTACCTTTCTACGAGATCTACTTCTATTTGATatatctattaaaaattttatcagATTGACGAGAAACACTCTCATATTTGTATTAATGGAGAATTATGTCCCTGTGTACTTTTGTAATTATCATTGTGCAGATAGAAATTGGATAACTCTAATTTGAacttgatttttgaaattttatgaaattttaaagactCTAaccttatataattttaaatgtacATCTTAAGTTATATAAAAATGTGTTTCATATGTTGAGAAGGTgtcataatttgaaattaacaaCATGATTTCATCTTTTGTTGAGTTAGTTAAGGAAATTCAAAGTCATTAGTTAATGAGAATTTACACTttctacatttat comes from Solanum pennellii chromosome 1, SPENNV200 and encodes:
- the LOC107031689 gene encoding NAC domain-containing protein 78-like produces the protein MGNLKEGFRFSPTDAEAVTFLLRFIAGKFMNDSGFITTHVDTYGKQEPWDIYSHGVACSNDDEDNDCSQYRFFITKLKKKSESRYSRDVGNKGSWKQQDKSKSVRRKGGPVIGYKKSMSYMNKGYNKKNGDWLMKEYTLPEYLLDKFDKDCRDYVLCSIKKRTRSKTHTKEKLKLVNIVPEESTNLEDQSSATVGSTSFTEELQGRGVDAGEYLPQLELQNDMHEGTSIFVETLPAPYTFEATSMLDFDYQYLPADFDFLRSITA